A window of the Halopseudomonas phragmitis genome harbors these coding sequences:
- a CDS encoding retention module-containing protein — MAGINAVVIKVIGQVFAVGPGGERRLLVEGDRVLAGERVITGEAGGVSLALDDGRELDLGRESSFLLSDSPPAADEPMDIEAIQQAIAAGADPTLLFEATAAGLGAGAAGGGEGGGHSFVLLDRLDLRVNPQVGYDTAGPQFATLDIPQDEDLFFAQDEELPPQEPPVISIQPIGGADASVTVEGGVLEFLVTLSAPSSVPITFTWTLSFGTAELADLQAGVLLTNTVTIPPGVTSYVISIPTFDDDIYEGGPGTFEDLFITISDVIAATPGQTQVTGLIEDNDPLPVVNIVEVAEGVGAVTVEGGNLVFQISLSGPSSEPVEVFWELVLDGTAEEADLITPVTYSGSVIIPAGETSAQVIVPTFDDDIFEGGPGTFEDLSFNLTGVTGAGLGTASSVSGQIEDNEQLPVVNIVEVAEGVGAVTVEGGNLVFQISLSGPSSEPVEVFWELVLDGTAEEADLITPVTYSGSVIIPAGETSAQVIVPTFDDDIFEGGPGTFEDLSFNLTGVTGAGLGTASSVSGQIEDNEQLPVVNIVEVAEGVGAVTVEGGNLVFQISLSGPSSEPVEVFWELVLDGTAEEADLITPVTYSGSVIIPAGETSAQVIVPTFDDDIFEGGPGTFEDLSFNLTGVTGAGLGPVSSVSGQIEDNEQLPVVNIVEVAEGVGAVTVEGGNLVFQISLSGPSSEPVEVFWELVLDGTAEEADLITPVTYSGSVIIPAGETSAQVIVPTFDDDIFEGGPGTFEDLSFNLTGVTGAGLGPVSSVSGQIEDNEQLPVVNIVEVAEGVGAVTVEGGNLVFQISLSGPSSEPVEVFWELVLDGTAEEADLITPVTYSGSVIIPAGETSAQVIVPTFDDDIFEGGPGTFEDLSFNLTGVTGAGLGPVSSVSGQIEDNEQLPVVNIVEVAEGVGAVTVEGGNLVFQISLSGPSSEPVEVFWELVLDGTAEEADLITPVTYSGSVIIPAGETSAQVIVPTFDDDIFEGGPGTFEDLSFNLTGVTGAGLGPVSSVSGQIEDNEQLPTLDLEVNAKGIGAVVEEGGDLVFKVNLSGLSAFETSVDWTITFGTASPDDLTDPLTLSGTLIIPAGSASGNIVISTFDDLLFEGGPGTFESLFLTLSNPVGAQLGVSVAKGLIEDNDLLPEGTADKYKVIEGQVLDSEADGAIQGVLFNDQPGLSVASVSLNADGSDPQAVGPGGLVFMTALGGTLTVYANGEFVYQAPVLNHPLDQDYLLDSFYYLASDGTNLSEPIKVSIKVFDTEPVIEAVENLVVDNTAGVTIGTWSYDPGADGLRQQMADLESGINLSFDSSGLNGTFISEREDVYQGGDYLGEKLTVKVQDGDNVYTFFTLFMKVDGTYEFDLITPNPTLSETNTFDKNIGGNFSELWTEQIFGASFNSSTDIRFTGGGGASVNSSTQGIGVGNNFISAGQSLNMAFFVADGDGNTATHPTEQKEINIASLSFFFAGGSGSAVINILVKDENGATIATLNGVDISHGAPVAVNAQDLNIQGFYELTVQHVSGDQMRLRTLSTEVEILPADQKLNFNVEIVDADFDADDFDFTVDIATPVMSQLLVGTSADDVLPTGTGDAIAIGDVKGILSVENPDNYNIVLIADLSGSMAFNSGTPGLTRVELMKQALTKLVNDLAQHNGQVNVHLVPFGTNIATPQTFNLGNPAEVALLLAAIMAMEATLGGTNYHAALLATEQWLDGQVPTTQGFHNKVLFLTDGNPTYHLNNGGNPVSGGAGDTTSAANLSNAVSAMASLVGSHDVAVSAIGIGANINENYLRFFDNTSVTGNATVRIGGTNISGPVGQVEIVNTAEDLELALSGAVDLVPFVGDDIVIGSDGDDILFGDTISSDALGAAYAGQGYQGLVNYLTDQLGRAPTTEELIAEIRSDPLKFYDPNNPLGGDDVLIGGAGNDLLFGGAGDDVLIGDPGNDIMYGGLGADTFVWQSGDQGSVDSPAVDIVMDFSLAEGDRLDLSELLGGIDAGDIFSYLQAEGTVFEGVNSTLLKVSSSGDVADAVDQQILLKGVSWSNADISNMLADPDPSLLV, encoded by the coding sequence ATGGCTGGCATCAATGCAGTGGTAATCAAGGTTATCGGTCAGGTATTCGCGGTTGGTCCTGGCGGGGAAAGGCGCCTGCTGGTTGAGGGAGACCGGGTTTTGGCCGGAGAAAGGGTGATCACCGGCGAGGCTGGTGGTGTTTCTTTGGCTCTGGATGACGGTCGAGAGCTTGATCTGGGCAGAGAGTCTTCGTTCCTGTTGAGTGACTCGCCTCCTGCGGCGGATGAGCCGATGGATATCGAGGCTATTCAACAGGCCATTGCAGCAGGTGCTGACCCGACCTTGCTATTTGAGGCTACGGCCGCTGGCCTGGGTGCTGGCGCAGCCGGTGGTGGTGAAGGCGGGGGGCACAGCTTTGTATTGCTTGACCGCCTGGATCTGCGGGTCAACCCGCAGGTAGGCTACGATACGGCCGGTCCCCAGTTCGCTACGCTCGATATTCCCCAGGATGAAGATCTGTTCTTCGCGCAGGATGAGGAGTTACCGCCGCAAGAGCCGCCAGTGATCAGTATTCAACCAATTGGCGGTGCCGATGCTTCGGTGACAGTGGAAGGCGGAGTGCTGGAGTTTCTGGTGACCTTGTCGGCTCCCAGCTCTGTACCCATTACCTTCACCTGGACCCTGAGTTTTGGCACTGCCGAATTAGCTGATCTGCAAGCCGGGGTGCTGCTGACCAATACGGTGACCATCCCTCCGGGGGTTACCAGCTATGTAATTTCGATTCCCACTTTTGATGACGATATCTATGAAGGTGGCCCAGGTACCTTTGAGGACCTGTTTATCACCATCAGCGACGTGATCGCCGCAACTCCCGGGCAGACCCAGGTTACCGGGCTGATCGAGGACAATGATCCGTTGCCGGTGGTCAACATCGTTGAAGTAGCCGAAGGCGTTGGTGCGGTGACGGTGGAAGGCGGCAATCTGGTGTTCCAGATCAGCCTCAGCGGTCCGTCCAGCGAACCGGTCGAGGTGTTCTGGGAACTGGTGCTCGATGGCACGGCTGAAGAAGCCGACCTGATCACTCCGGTGACCTACAGCGGTTCGGTGATCATTCCCGCCGGTGAAACCAGTGCCCAGGTCATTGTCCCCACCTTCGATGACGACATTTTCGAGGGCGGCCCCGGCACCTTCGAGGATCTGAGTTTCAACCTGACCGGGGTAACTGGTGCCGGGCTCGGCACGGCCTCCAGCGTCAGCGGCCAGATCGAAGACAACGAACAACTGCCGGTGGTCAACATCGTTGAAGTGGCCGAAGGCGTTGGTGCGGTGACGGTGGAAGGCGGCAATCTGGTGTTCCAGATCAGCCTCAGCGGTCCGTCCAGCGAACCGGTCGAGGTGTTCTGGGAACTGGTGCTCGATGGCACGGCTGAAGAGGCTGACCTGATCACTCCGGTGACCTACAGTGGTTCGGTAATCATCCCCGCTGGTGAAACCAGTGCCCAGGTCATTGTCCCCACCTTCGATGACGACATTTTCGAGGGCGGCCCCGGCACCTTCGAGGATCTGAGTTTCAACCTGACCGGGGTAACTGGTGCCGGGCTCGGCACGGCCTCCAGCGTCAGCGGCCAGATCGAAGACAACGAACAACTGCCGGTGGTCAACATCGTTGAAGTGGCCGAAGGCGTTGGTGCGGTGACGGTGGAAGGCGGCAATCTGGTGTTCCAGATCAGCCTCAGCGGTCCGTCCAGCGAACCGGTCGAGGTGTTCTGGGAACTGGTGCTCGATGGCACGGCTGAAGAGGCTGACCTGATCACTCCGGTGACCTACAGTGGTTCGGTAATCATCCCCGCTGGTGAAACCAGCGCCCAGGTCATTGTCCCCACCTTCGATGACGACATTTTCGAGGGCGGCCCCGGCACCTTCGAGGATCTGAGTTTCAACCTGACCGGGGTAACCGGTGCCGGGCTCGGCCCGGTCTCCAGCGTCAGTGGTCAGATCGAAGACAACGAACAGCTGCCGGTGGTCAACATCGTTGAAGTGGCCGAAGGCGTTGGTGCGGTGACGGTGGAAGGCGGCAATCTGGTGTTCCAGATCAGCCTCAGCGGTCCGTCCAGCGAACCGGTCGAGGTGTTCTGGGAACTGGTGCTCGATGGCACGGCTGAAGAGGCTGACCTGATCACCCCGGTGACCTACAGCGGTTCGGTAATCATCCCCGCTGGTGAAACCAGCGCCCAGGTCATTGTCCCCACCTTCGATGACGACATTTTCGAGGGCGGCCCCGGCACCTTCGAGGATCTGAGTTTCAACCTGACCGGGGTAACCGGTGCCGGGCTCGGCCCGGTCTCCAGCGTCAGCGGCCAGATCGAAGACAACGAACAACTGCCGGTGGTCAACATCGTTGAAGTGGCCGAAGGCGTTGGTGCGGTGACGGTGGAAGGCGGCAATCTGGTGTTCCAGATCAGCCTCAGCGGTCCGTCCAGCGAGCCGGTCGAGGTGTTCTGGGAACTGGTGCTCGATGGCACGGCTGAAGAAGCCGACCTGATCACTCCGGTGACCTACAGCGGTTCGGTGATCATTCCCGCCGGTGAAACCAGTGCCCAGGTCATTGTCCCCACCTTCGATGACGACATTTTCGAGGGCGGCCCCGGCACCTTCGAGGATCTGAGTTTCAACCTGACCGGGGTAACCGGTGCCGGGCTCGGCCCGGTCTCCAGCGTCAGTGGTCAGATCGAAGACAACGAACAGCTGCCGGTGGTCAACATCGTTGAAGTGGCCGAAGGCGTTGGTGCGGTGACGGTGGAAGGCGGCAATCTGGTGTTCCAGATCAGCCTCAGCGGTCCGTCCAGCGAACCGGTCGAGGTGTTCTGGGAACTGGTGCTCGATGGCACGGCTGAAGAGGCTGACCTGATCACTCCGGTGACCTACAGTGGTTCGGTAATCATCCCCGCTGGTGAAACCAGCGCCCAGGTCATTGTCCCCACCTTTGATGACGACATTTTCGAGGGCGGCCCCGGCACCTTCGAGGATCTGAGTTTCAACCTGACCGGGGTAACCGGTGCCGGGCTCGGCCCGGTCTCCAGCGTCAGTGGTCAGATCGAAGACAACGAACAACTGCCTACCCTGGATTTGGAGGTCAATGCCAAGGGGATTGGCGCGGTGGTCGAGGAGGGGGGTGATCTGGTGTTCAAGGTCAATCTCAGCGGTCTGTCAGCCTTTGAGACCAGCGTGGACTGGACCATTACCTTTGGCACTGCCAGCCCCGATGATTTGACCGATCCGCTAACCCTTAGCGGTACCCTGATCATTCCCGCTGGCAGTGCCTCGGGCAATATCGTGATATCCACCTTCGATGATCTGCTGTTCGAAGGTGGTCCAGGTACCTTTGAGAGCTTGTTCCTGACCCTCAGTAATCCGGTCGGGGCTCAATTGGGTGTCAGTGTGGCCAAAGGGCTGATTGAAGATAATGACCTCCTGCCCGAAGGCACTGCGGACAAGTACAAAGTTATCGAAGGGCAGGTGCTGGATTCGGAAGCTGACGGAGCGATCCAGGGCGTGCTGTTCAATGACCAGCCAGGTTTGAGTGTTGCCAGTGTTTCACTCAATGCCGATGGCAGTGACCCACAAGCGGTAGGTCCTGGCGGCCTGGTGTTCATGACTGCTTTGGGAGGGACGTTGACGGTCTACGCCAATGGCGAGTTCGTCTATCAGGCGCCGGTGCTGAATCATCCGTTGGATCAGGACTATCTGCTTGATAGCTTCTACTATCTGGCCTCCGATGGCACCAACCTGTCTGAGCCGATTAAGGTCAGCATCAAGGTCTTCGATACCGAGCCGGTCATTGAGGCGGTCGAAAATCTGGTAGTGGACAATACCGCAGGAGTGACCATCGGAACCTGGAGCTATGACCCCGGTGCCGATGGCTTGCGTCAGCAGATGGCTGACCTGGAAAGCGGCATCAACCTCAGCTTCGACAGCTCTGGTTTGAACGGCACCTTTATCAGTGAGCGCGAAGATGTCTATCAGGGCGGCGACTATCTGGGTGAGAAGCTGACGGTCAAGGTCCAGGATGGAGATAATGTCTATACCTTCTTCACCCTGTTCATGAAGGTGGACGGCACCTACGAGTTCGACCTGATCACGCCCAATCCGACTCTGTCTGAGACTAATACCTTCGACAAGAACATCGGCGGCAATTTCTCTGAGTTGTGGACCGAGCAGATCTTTGGCGCCAGCTTCAATTCCTCCACGGATATCCGTTTCACCGGAGGCGGTGGGGCCTCGGTCAACTCCAGTACTCAGGGCATTGGGGTTGGTAACAACTTCATCAGCGCTGGCCAGTCACTGAACATGGCGTTCTTTGTCGCTGATGGCGATGGCAACACCGCAACACACCCGACTGAGCAAAAGGAAATCAACATCGCCAGTCTGAGCTTCTTCTTCGCCGGAGGCTCGGGATCGGCAGTGATCAACATCCTGGTCAAGGATGAAAATGGGGCGACTATAGCGACCCTCAATGGCGTCGATATCAGTCATGGCGCTCCGGTGGCGGTCAATGCCCAGGACCTGAATATCCAGGGGTTCTACGAGCTGACTGTGCAGCATGTTTCCGGTGACCAGATGCGTCTGCGCACCTTGAGCACGGAGGTGGAAATTCTGCCGGCGGATCAAAAGCTCAACTTCAATGTTGAGATTGTTGACGCCGACTTTGACGCAGATGATTTCGACTTTACAGTCGATATAGCCACACCGGTGATGAGTCAACTGCTGGTCGGTACTTCTGCTGATGATGTGCTCCCCACTGGGACGGGGGATGCCATCGCAATTGGTGATGTGAAGGGCATTCTGAGTGTTGAGAATCCTGACAACTACAACATAGTTTTGATTGCTGACTTGTCCGGCAGTATGGCGTTCAACTCAGGAACGCCAGGTCTGACCCGGGTCGAGCTGATGAAGCAGGCCCTGACCAAGCTGGTCAATGATCTGGCCCAGCACAACGGCCAGGTCAATGTTCATCTGGTGCCGTTTGGCACCAATATCGCTACGCCTCAAACCTTCAACCTGGGCAATCCAGCTGAAGTAGCGCTGTTGCTGGCTGCGATCATGGCCATGGAGGCTACTCTGGGTGGCACCAACTATCACGCGGCCTTGCTGGCAACCGAGCAGTGGCTGGATGGGCAGGTGCCGACGACACAGGGGTTCCACAACAAGGTGTTGTTCCTGACTGATGGCAATCCTACCTACCATTTGAATAATGGTGGTAACCCGGTCTCTGGAGGGGCCGGAGATACGACCAGCGCTGCCAATTTGTCCAATGCAGTATCGGCCATGGCGTCGCTGGTTGGCAGCCACGATGTGGCAGTCAGCGCGATTGGTATCGGCGCCAATATCAATGAGAACTACCTGCGGTTCTTCGACAATACCTCGGTGACAGGAAATGCCACGGTACGGATTGGCGGAACCAATATTTCCGGTCCGGTCGGTCAGGTCGAAATCGTCAATACCGCTGAGGATCTGGAGTTGGCTCTGAGCGGTGCGGTCGACCTGGTACCCTTTGTTGGCGATGACATAGTGATCGGCAGTGATGGCGATGACATCCTGTTCGGTGACACCATCAGCTCCGATGCGCTGGGCGCGGCCTACGCCGGGCAGGGCTATCAGGGATTGGTCAATTATTTGACCGATCAGCTTGGCCGGGCTCCCACCACTGAAGAGCTGATTGCCGAGATTCGCAGCGATCCGCTGAAGTTTTACGATCCGAACAACCCGCTGGGTGGTGACGATGTGCTGATTGGCGGTGCCGGTAATGATCTGCTGTTCGGAGGGGCCGGTGATGACGTGCTGATTGGCGACCCGGGCAACGACATCATGTATGGCGGTCTGGGGGCCGACACTTTCGTCTGGCAGTCCGGTGATCAGGGTAGTGTCGATAGCCCGGCCGTTGATATCGTCATGGATTTCAGCCTGGCCGAGGGTGATCGTCTGGATCTGAGTGAGTTGCTTGGCGGTATCGACGCTGGCGATATCTTCAGTTACCTGCAAGCGGAGGGGACGGTGTTCGAGGGAGTGAACAGCACCCTGCTGAAGGTCAGCAGCAGTGGCGATGTGGCCGATGCGGTGGATCAGCAGATCCTGCTCAAGGGCGTCAGTTGGAGCAATGCCGACATCAGCAACATGCTGGCAGATCCGGACCCGAGTCTTCTGGTCTGA
- the lapG gene encoding cysteine protease LapG, with product MMLVSLAGYGWDFSRIIARAEQRYSLDMQARWRLQEWQALLENPGNGDTQSLLNTVNRFFNQRLRFADDIDIWGEIDYWATPVESLVKGAGDCEDYAIAKYFSLRRLGIPNDHLRLTYVKAVELNQAHMVLTYYRTPDSEPLVLDNLIDEIRPASQRPDLIPVYSFNAEGLWLASAGGSTQTGSAKQLSRWQDLLRKMRDEGFTEFTAP from the coding sequence CTGATGCTGGTATCACTGGCTGGCTACGGCTGGGACTTTTCCCGAATCATCGCCCGTGCCGAGCAGCGTTATAGCCTGGATATGCAGGCCCGCTGGCGCCTGCAGGAATGGCAGGCGCTGCTTGAGAATCCGGGCAATGGCGACACCCAAAGCCTGCTGAACACCGTCAACCGCTTTTTTAACCAGCGCCTGCGTTTTGCCGACGACATCGACATCTGGGGCGAGATTGACTATTGGGCCACCCCGGTCGAATCGCTGGTCAAAGGCGCCGGTGACTGCGAAGACTACGCCATCGCCAAATATTTCAGCCTGCGCCGACTGGGCATTCCCAATGATCATCTGCGTCTGACCTACGTCAAGGCTGTGGAGCTGAATCAGGCCCACATGGTACTGACCTATTACCGGACACCGGACAGCGAGCCGCTGGTACTGGACAACCTGATTGACGAGATCCGTCCTGCCTCGCAGCGCCCAGACCTGATCCCGGTTTACAGCTTCAACGCCGAAGGGCTCTGGCTTGCCAGCGCCGGCGGCAGTACCCAAACCGGCTCAGCCAAGCAGTTGTCACGCTGGCAGGACCTGTTGCGGAAAATGCGTGACGAAGGTTTCACCGAGTTCACGGCACCATGA
- a CDS encoding YecA/YgfB family protein, which translates to MSFAAKLERLQQFLDADDLHDEALDYLAGHGYLTALCISPVEVPEDEWIAELFAEEPNYQDDQEQADIEGTLVELKARIARELASDEDIELPCELSLGDEPDESDLRSWCIGFMEGVFLREEDWFDNEEEAVSELLLPVMVGSGLFEDQPEFAEIARDQEMVEDMLAHIPEVLTQLFLLFHAPEDKPKPALLSRH; encoded by the coding sequence ATGTCCTTTGCTGCCAAACTTGAACGCCTGCAACAGTTCCTCGACGCCGACGACCTGCATGACGAGGCGCTGGACTATCTTGCCGGGCATGGCTACCTGACCGCGCTGTGCATCAGCCCGGTCGAAGTTCCGGAAGACGAGTGGATCGCCGAACTGTTCGCTGAAGAGCCGAATTATCAGGACGATCAGGAACAGGCCGACATCGAGGGGACTCTGGTCGAACTCAAGGCTCGCATCGCCCGGGAACTGGCCAGCGACGAGGATATCGAACTGCCTTGTGAACTGAGTCTGGGTGACGAGCCGGATGAGTCCGATTTGCGTAGCTGGTGTATCGGCTTCATGGAAGGCGTCTTCCTGCGCGAAGAAGACTGGTTCGACAATGAAGAAGAAGCGGTCAGCGAACTGCTGCTACCGGTCATGGTCGGCTCCGGTCTGTTCGAGGATCAGCCCGAGTTCGCCGAGATCGCCCGTGACCAGGAAATGGTCGAGGACATGCTGGCCCATATTCCGGAAGTCCTGACTCAACTGTTCCTGCTGTTCCACGCCCCGGAAGACAAGCCCAAGCCCGCCTTGCTGTCACGCCATTGA
- a CDS encoding EAL domain-containing protein, with translation MSLVKQLLLAICLFLLIAFSGSFLVSVENSRDQLQTQLRSHAQDAATALGLSLTPHVEDPAMIELMVSSIFDSGYFASIRVVAIADGQVLVERTRSLDETRAPGWFVRLVNLEAQGGDALIMRGWQQFARVEVLSHPQFALNRLWDSALGTLGWLLLCGVISALLGALLLKRQLRPLLAMADQAEAITRREYRTLPRVPRTPELRHVVLAMNQMVGKLKNLFEQEAAQTELYRRQAYHDSLTDLPNRLAFEHGLQAALTPGETPDGFLLAMRLGNLNQLNQTLGAARTDAILQAMAVPLQAIQAAHPTWLCCRSRGGEFLVLAPGSQLEDIQALAGQLATQASSLEDLISQVEHQPIALGIAGYRPGDGNAQVLSRMDQALAESSTAGERIKPGYRPADAGQIVDTAHGWRTLLSEAIEQRRFVLHFQPAMGGQGQTQVLHHKLLVRLPDTQGQLMSAGQFLPWIERLGLAGAFDQCMLSMALAHLDKHPGALALSITADTLHNPEQRQRLSQQLDKHNGAHYLTLEIDARYLQNSQDVGQLAAELKTSGCQLALQHFGRQLSLIGELALIGLAYLKIESSFIRDLDQAPEKHLYLEALVKTAQRIDLPLIAEQVQTKGEIQALISLGIEAMQGRALAEPASWQEQAG, from the coding sequence ATGTCGTTGGTAAAACAGCTTCTCCTGGCCATCTGCCTGTTCCTGCTGATAGCGTTCAGCGGGAGTTTTCTGGTCAGTGTGGAAAACTCCCGAGATCAGCTCCAGACTCAGCTACGCTCGCACGCCCAGGACGCGGCCACGGCCCTCGGGCTATCGCTGACGCCCCATGTCGAAGATCCAGCCATGATTGAGCTGATGGTCAGCTCGATCTTTGATAGCGGCTATTTCGCCAGCATCCGGGTAGTCGCTATTGCCGACGGCCAGGTGCTGGTCGAGCGCACCCGCAGCCTCGACGAAACCCGCGCACCTGGCTGGTTCGTACGACTGGTCAACCTAGAGGCCCAGGGCGGCGATGCGCTGATCATGCGCGGCTGGCAACAGTTCGCCCGGGTCGAGGTGTTGAGCCACCCGCAGTTCGCCCTTAACCGGTTGTGGGACAGTGCCTTGGGCACTCTCGGCTGGCTGCTGCTGTGTGGCGTGATTAGCGCCCTGCTCGGCGCCTTGCTGCTCAAACGCCAGTTGCGTCCGCTACTGGCCATGGCCGACCAGGCCGAAGCCATTACCCGGCGCGAATATCGCACTCTGCCCCGGGTGCCACGCACACCAGAGCTGCGCCATGTGGTTCTGGCCATGAATCAGATGGTCGGCAAACTCAAGAATCTGTTCGAACAGGAGGCCGCGCAAACCGAGCTTTACCGCCGTCAGGCCTACCATGACAGCCTGACCGACCTGCCCAACCGACTGGCCTTTGAGCACGGCCTGCAGGCCGCGCTAACGCCAGGCGAAACGCCCGATGGCTTTCTTCTGGCGATGCGCCTGGGCAATCTCAATCAGCTCAATCAGACCCTGGGCGCCGCTCGTACCGACGCCATCCTCCAGGCCATGGCCGTCCCGTTGCAAGCTATTCAGGCGGCCCATCCGACCTGGCTGTGCTGCCGTTCACGCGGAGGAGAGTTTCTGGTGTTGGCACCCGGCAGTCAGTTGGAAGACATTCAGGCGCTCGCCGGCCAACTGGCGACCCAGGCCAGCAGCCTGGAAGACCTGATCAGCCAGGTGGAGCATCAGCCGATAGCCTTGGGAATTGCCGGTTACCGGCCAGGCGATGGTAATGCCCAGGTACTGAGCCGTATGGATCAGGCGCTGGCCGAGTCCAGCACCGCAGGCGAGAGAATCAAACCGGGCTATCGCCCGGCTGATGCCGGGCAAATAGTCGATACCGCCCACGGCTGGCGTACCCTGCTCAGCGAGGCAATCGAGCAGCGCCGTTTCGTCCTGCATTTCCAACCAGCCATGGGCGGCCAGGGCCAGACCCAGGTACTGCATCACAAGCTGCTGGTACGACTCCCCGACACCCAGGGCCAACTGATGAGTGCCGGGCAGTTCCTGCCCTGGATCGAACGTCTGGGGCTGGCAGGAGCCTTTGATCAGTGCATGCTGAGCATGGCTTTGGCACATCTGGACAAACACCCTGGCGCCCTGGCCCTGAGCATCACCGCCGACACCCTGCATAATCCTGAGCAGCGGCAACGACTAAGTCAGCAACTGGACAAACACAACGGCGCCCATTATCTGACTCTAGAGATCGACGCTCGCTACCTGCAAAACAGCCAGGATGTCGGCCAGTTGGCAGCCGAGCTGAAAACCAGTGGTTGCCAACTGGCCCTGCAGCACTTTGGCCGCCAACTCAGCCTGATTGGTGAACTGGCTTTGATCGGGCTGGCCTATCTCAAGATCGAAAGCAGCTTTATTCGAGACCTGGACCAGGCCCCGGAAAAACATCTGTACCTGGAAGCCCTGGTCAAAACGGCACAACGGATTGATCTGCCGCTGATCGCCGAGCAGGTACAAACCAAAGGAGAGATTCAGGCCTTGATCAGCCTGGGAATCGAAGCCATGCAGGGACGGGCCCTGGCAGAGCCGGCAAGCTGGCAGGAGCAGGCTGGCTGA